A single window of Streptomyces aquilus DNA harbors:
- a CDS encoding GNAT family N-acetyltransferase produces MTAVPSRRTSRRLRIRHVREEDLQELSLLDRESFPEEPYPYFVLRQMFDVYPDHLLVLDDGTALMGYVLCGTAPDLSRSWVLGLGITPDERGQGFGRLLMEEALRRLRGLGVREVVLTVAPANKTAILLYENLGFVGEPTLHENYFGPGADRLLMRLRLSRPGFG; encoded by the coding sequence ATGACCGCAGTGCCCTCCCGTCGAACATCAAGGCGCCTCCGAATACGCCATGTCCGAGAAGAGGATCTCCAAGAGCTGTCCCTCCTCGACCGGGAGTCCTTTCCCGAGGAGCCCTACCCCTACTTCGTGCTCCGCCAGATGTTCGACGTCTACCCCGACCACCTGCTGGTTCTCGACGACGGCACCGCTCTCATGGGTTACGTCCTGTGCGGGACCGCACCCGACCTGAGCCGCAGCTGGGTCCTCGGCCTGGGGATCACCCCGGACGAGCGCGGCCAGGGTTTCGGCCGCCTGCTGATGGAAGAAGCACTGCGCAGGCTCCGCGGCCTCGGGGTACGGGAAGTCGTCCTCACCGTTGCTCCCGCGAACAAAACGGCGATCCTCCTCTACGAGAACCTGGGCTTCGTCGGCGAACCCACCCTGCACGAGAACTACTTCGGCCCGGGTGCCGACCGCCTGCTGATGCGGCTGCGGCTGAGCCGACCGGGATTCGGCTGA
- a CDS encoding DUF6879 family protein, producing MQGDPGTPRPATSGVHVAPLVLKILITVVVSMVAYVLTNLVKQSGDELWKIAVAVVIGGSALIVQYMVDFEQRLGMVETGHMERSRRLEEHFDHLSDAAALLSDLDDAGMSTSDAKRLIKNLRRVGQQGPEIVKAFARSEVESLASVVTDLTGMSAHWPRDNNEWLIRLTQCAQRTIDATSSSVDQRFWGTDSAGPYLDAQIEAMGARRVTIRRLFMVKESEASDPVVMARFTRLCQAQLSVGIVVRYLVLPPSPVEQPHPRPASRDVVIFDTDLSLEFEPDQLGVNVKTTLDAQRERVNRQVRWFNALWARAQEFSPDPEPAS from the coding sequence GTGCAGGGAGATCCTGGCACACCACGACCCGCCACCAGTGGGGTGCACGTCGCGCCGCTCGTGCTCAAGATCCTCATTACCGTCGTCGTGAGCATGGTCGCGTACGTGCTGACCAACCTGGTGAAGCAGTCCGGCGACGAGTTGTGGAAGATCGCGGTGGCGGTCGTCATCGGTGGGTCCGCGCTCATCGTGCAGTACATGGTCGATTTCGAGCAGCGGCTGGGGATGGTGGAGACCGGTCACATGGAGCGCAGTCGCCGGCTGGAGGAGCACTTCGACCACCTCAGTGACGCAGCCGCCTTGCTGAGCGATCTCGACGATGCGGGGATGAGCACCAGCGACGCCAAACGCCTGATCAAGAATCTGAGGCGGGTCGGTCAGCAGGGGCCGGAGATAGTGAAGGCGTTCGCCCGCTCGGAGGTCGAGAGCCTCGCCTCCGTCGTCACCGACCTGACCGGCATGAGTGCGCACTGGCCACGGGACAACAACGAGTGGCTCATCCGGCTCACGCAGTGCGCCCAGCGGACCATCGACGCCACGAGCAGCTCTGTCGACCAGCGCTTCTGGGGCACGGATTCGGCGGGACCGTATCTGGACGCCCAGATCGAGGCGATGGGGGCTCGCCGGGTCACGATCCGCCGTCTTTTCATGGTCAAGGAATCCGAGGCGAGCGACCCCGTGGTCATGGCCCGGTTCACCCGGCTGTGCCAGGCGCAGCTCAGTGTGGGCATCGTCGTGCGCTATCTCGTCCTCCCGCCCTCTCCGGTGGAGCAGCCGCATCCCAGGCCGGCCTCGCGGGACGTCGTCATCTTCGACACGGATCTGTCTCTGGAGTTCGAGCCGGACCAGCTGGGAGTCAACGTGAAGACCACGCTCGACGCGCAGCGCGAGAGGGTCAACCGCCAGGTCAGATGGTTCAACGCCCTTTGGGCGCGGGCTCAGGAGTTCTCTCCCGATCCTGAGCCCGCGTCATGA
- a CDS encoding RICIN domain-containing protein, with the protein MRRPTRKAFAALIAAAGLALPLLTPTPASAATTTSRFANYRYGDCLRETSETGLQGDRCNTGRGSLLWQWNGHLNTNTTLKNNFWDRCLDSNDRGDVYPLRCNGGSYQKWRTVQPAARSAVMLQSVGTGLCLYQQDNGYYRTAGCDRNAQNQRFTIG; encoded by the coding sequence GTGCGCCGCCCGACCCGGAAAGCCTTCGCCGCCCTCATCGCCGCAGCCGGCCTCGCCCTCCCCCTCCTCACCCCCACACCCGCCTCGGCTGCCACCACCACCAGCCGCTTCGCGAACTACCGCTACGGTGACTGCCTGCGCGAGACCTCCGAAACCGGCCTCCAGGGCGACCGCTGCAACACCGGACGCGGCAGCCTGCTGTGGCAGTGGAACGGCCACCTCAACACCAACACCACGCTCAAGAACAACTTCTGGGACCGCTGCCTCGACAGCAATGACCGGGGTGACGTCTACCCCCTGCGCTGCAACGGCGGCTCCTACCAGAAGTGGCGCACCGTCCAGCCCGCCGCCCGCAGCGCCGTCATGCTCCAAAGCGTCGGCACAGGCCTCTGCCTCTACCAGCAGGACAACGGCTACTACCGCACTGCCGGCTGCGACCGAAACGCCCAGAACCAGCGCTTCACCATCGGCTGA
- a CDS encoding transposase family protein translates to MGVKVREGKATSFSGHLLDCLVTVPDPCRAKGRRHPLSFILALAACPVPAGAKSLKAIAEWAAGAPA, encoded by the coding sequence GTGGGCGTGAAGGTGCGGGAAGGCAAGGCCACGTCGTTCAGCGGTCATCTGCTGGACTGCCTTGTGACGGTGCCCGATCCGTGCCGGGCCAAGGGCCGCCGCCATCCCCTCTCGTTCATCCTCGCGCTCGCTGCGTGCCCGGTGCCGGCCGGCGCGAAATCGCTGAAGGCGATCGCTGAATGGGCGGCCGGCGCACCGGCCTGA
- a CDS encoding alpha-L-fucosidase, translated as MTVATTVGSAAMATPAYAAAAADPLPLPALRIPQADLGLEQQPDAKIQWLQDAKLGMFIHWGPYAGPANGEWYMHNAAVTPANYQKYVTDATSQQFTADAYNPAAWAQLAKDFGAKYVTLTTRHHDGFALWPLNHPHAWSSGQAPLNRDFVRDYVAAVRTAGLKVGLYYSPINWRYPGYYDVYGTNCAPNPWNYTTDPAHKENARIMKTEVYQSIKELVTQYGVIDDLWWDGGWIAEQGTDAAGAFFWEPGQFRDTANQWQVDAVYGETDASGKPLGLMGMVRKHQPDIVATSRSGWKGDYDSDEGPGVPSGAIRTGRLVEKVFSVGGTWGYSNTPVMSYSNAMNILVNCWVRNMTVMVNVGPDRHGTVPDAQASLLRQIGTFMTACGQSVYGTRGGPWNPVDGQYGFTYKDSTFYTHLLPGYSGTTFTTPSVGDAQVTRVFDVRSGAGLSFSVSADGRVTVNGIDRTTHPQDSVIGVVLDRSVQPADTAAGRTATADSEETSKGNTAAKAVDGATATRWCANDGSTGHWLKVDLGSTRSLTGARIAWESDQTNYRYKIEGSTDNSAWTMLADLTATTSTSQVQVAQFRTQARYVRVTVTGLPAGVYASIRNLEIYDRPFGADLGTYKLVNRNSGKALDVSGASTSDGATLIQSSWNGGPNQQWKLMPNSDGSYRLANAKSGKVLDSPGNSAQGANLDQWTGDGGDNQSWQLVPSVTSGYYRLVNVRNGWCADVANASTADGANVIQWPTTGGANQDWQILAL; from the coding sequence ATGACGGTGGCCACTACGGTCGGCTCCGCTGCGATGGCGACGCCCGCGTACGCGGCGGCGGCTGCTGACCCGCTGCCGCTGCCTGCCTTACGGATCCCGCAGGCCGATCTGGGTCTGGAGCAACAGCCGGACGCCAAGATCCAGTGGCTACAGGACGCCAAGCTGGGCATGTTCATCCACTGGGGACCGTACGCGGGCCCGGCCAACGGCGAGTGGTACATGCACAACGCCGCGGTCACTCCGGCGAATTACCAGAAGTACGTCACTGACGCGACGAGTCAGCAGTTCACCGCGGATGCCTACAACCCGGCGGCCTGGGCGCAGCTGGCGAAGGATTTCGGGGCGAAGTACGTGACGCTGACTACGCGTCACCACGACGGGTTCGCGCTGTGGCCGCTGAACCATCCCCATGCCTGGAGTTCCGGGCAGGCACCGCTGAACCGTGACTTCGTCAGGGACTACGTGGCGGCGGTGCGGACGGCCGGACTGAAGGTGGGCCTGTACTACTCGCCGATCAACTGGCGCTACCCCGGCTACTACGACGTCTACGGCACCAACTGCGCCCCCAACCCCTGGAACTACACGACCGATCCGGCACACAAGGAGAACGCGCGGATCATGAAGACCGAGGTGTACCAGTCGATCAAGGAACTGGTCACCCAGTACGGCGTGATCGACGACCTGTGGTGGGACGGCGGCTGGATCGCCGAGCAAGGCACCGACGCGGCCGGTGCGTTCTTCTGGGAGCCCGGCCAGTTCCGCGACACAGCCAACCAGTGGCAAGTGGACGCCGTGTACGGGGAGACCGACGCGAGCGGCAAGCCGCTGGGCCTGATGGGCATGGTCCGCAAGCACCAGCCCGACATCGTCGCCACCTCGCGCTCCGGCTGGAAGGGCGACTACGACAGCGACGAGGGCCCGGGTGTCCCGAGCGGGGCGATCCGCACCGGCCGGCTGGTCGAAAAGGTCTTCAGCGTCGGTGGCACGTGGGGCTATTCCAACACCCCTGTCATGAGCTACAGCAACGCGATGAACATCCTGGTCAACTGCTGGGTGCGGAACATGACCGTGATGGTCAACGTCGGCCCTGACCGGCACGGCACCGTCCCCGACGCGCAGGCCAGCCTGCTGCGGCAGATCGGCACCTTCATGACCGCCTGCGGCCAGTCCGTCTACGGCACCCGCGGCGGCCCGTGGAACCCGGTCGACGGTCAGTACGGCTTCACCTACAAGGACAGCACCTTCTACACCCACCTGCTGCCCGGCTACAGCGGCACCACCTTCACCACCCCATCCGTCGGCGACGCCCAGGTCACCCGGGTCTTCGACGTCCGCTCGGGTGCCGGCCTGTCGTTCTCGGTCTCCGCGGACGGCCGGGTCACCGTCAACGGCATCGACCGCACCACCCACCCCCAGGACAGCGTCATCGGCGTCGTCCTCGACCGGAGCGTGCAGCCGGCCGACACCGCCGCCGGCAGGACCGCGACCGCCGACAGCGAGGAGACCTCCAAGGGCAACACCGCGGCCAAGGCGGTCGACGGGGCCACCGCCACCCGCTGGTGCGCGAACGACGGCAGCACCGGCCACTGGCTCAAGGTCGACCTCGGCTCGACCCGCTCACTGACCGGCGCCCGGATCGCCTGGGAGTCGGACCAGACCAACTACCGGTACAAGATCGAGGGTTCCACCGACAACAGCGCATGGACCATGTTGGCCGACCTCACCGCAACGACCAGTACCAGCCAGGTCCAGGTCGCCCAGTTCCGCACCCAGGCACGGTACGTCCGCGTCACCGTCACCGGGCTGCCCGCCGGTGTGTACGCCTCCATCCGCAACCTGGAGATCTACGACCGGCCCTTCGGCGCCGACCTGGGCACCTACAAACTGGTCAACCGCAACAGCGGTAAAGCCCTGGACGTCAGCGGTGCCTCCACCTCCGACGGCGCCACTCTCATCCAGTCGTCCTGGAACGGTGGCCCCAACCAGCAGTGGAAGCTGATGCCCAACTCCGACGGGTCCTACCGGCTGGCCAATGCCAAGAGCGGCAAGGTCCTCGACAGCCCCGGCAACTCCGCCCAGGGCGCGAACCTCGACCAGTGGACCGGCGACGGCGGTGACAACCAGTCGTGGCAGCTCGTCCCCTCCGTGACCAGCGGCTACTACCGGCTCGTGAACGTCCGCAACGGCTGGTGCGCCGACGTGGCGAACGCCTCGACCGCCGACGGCGCCAACGTCATCCAGTGGCCCACCACCGGCGGCGCCAACCAGGACTGGCAGATCCTCGCCCTCTGA
- a CDS encoding amidohydrolase family protein, with amino-acid sequence MTSDANPLKRLTMGRRGFLAGTALGIGGGLSTHAIASRAGANETSEISLRDQDLPFIGAEETFSTHELMVLNDRLFLEDTGLAEIGPRRIGAMDEAGLNVQILSAHTPGVQNVPGRKGIDFAYRLNKMLVDGPMATHPGRFQAFATLPLHSPEASADELERTVREDGFLGCLTNGIIGKKFLDHPDFEPLLARAEALDVPIYSHPGLPPDEVFQIYYSNMRPEYQKEFQDQVLSISAYGWHQEVVTQCLRMITSGVFDRHPKLQIIIGHMGEGLPFFYKRIVEKMSEVTESSLDRPFEQYFHDNFWFTTSAFPQTELLDLLLKYISVDRVMFATDYPFANMKTQTDWFRAVALSREAKEKIAFRNAEKLFGIKV; translated from the coding sequence ATGACGTCCGACGCAAACCCTCTGAAGCGCCTCACGATGGGACGCCGCGGCTTTCTGGCCGGCACGGCGCTGGGCATCGGTGGCGGCTTGTCCACGCATGCCATCGCATCCCGCGCGGGAGCGAACGAGACTTCGGAAATTTCACTGCGGGACCAGGACCTGCCCTTCATCGGTGCGGAAGAGACCTTCTCCACCCATGAGTTGATGGTGCTGAACGACAGGCTGTTCCTCGAGGACACTGGTCTTGCCGAGATCGGCCCGCGCCGCATCGGTGCGATGGACGAGGCGGGGCTCAACGTCCAAATCCTCTCCGCACATACGCCAGGTGTGCAGAATGTGCCAGGCCGGAAGGGCATCGATTTTGCGTATCGTCTCAACAAGATGCTCGTCGATGGACCGATGGCCACCCATCCGGGACGTTTTCAGGCATTTGCAACCTTGCCACTGCACAGTCCGGAGGCCTCGGCAGACGAACTGGAACGCACAGTTCGGGAAGATGGCTTCCTGGGATGCCTGACCAACGGAATCATCGGGAAGAAATTCCTCGACCATCCCGACTTCGAGCCCCTGCTGGCACGCGCCGAAGCCCTTGATGTGCCGATATACAGCCATCCGGGCCTACCGCCTGACGAAGTTTTCCAAATCTACTACAGCAATATGCGGCCGGAATATCAGAAGGAGTTCCAGGATCAGGTTCTCAGCATCTCCGCATACGGATGGCACCAGGAAGTAGTTACCCAGTGCCTCCGAATGATCACCTCAGGGGTGTTCGACAGGCATCCCAAGCTCCAGATCATCATCGGCCATATGGGAGAGGGCCTTCCGTTCTTCTACAAACGCATCGTGGAGAAGATGAGCGAAGTGACCGAGAGTAGCCTGGACAGGCCATTCGAGCAGTATTTCCATGACAACTTCTGGTTCACGACCAGCGCATTCCCCCAGACTGAACTGCTCGATCTCCTGCTGAAGTACATAAGCGTGGATCGAGTAATGTTTGCAACCGACTACCCGTTTGCAAACATGAAAACTCAGACCGACTGGTTCCGGGCGGTCGCTTTGTCGCGCGAAGCCAAGGAGAAAATCGCCTTCCGAAATGCGGAAAAACTGTTCGGAATAAAAGTCTGA
- a CDS encoding SGNH/GDSL hydrolase family protein, with amino-acid sequence MTNNDVGPAKRQGRRDLLIWWGPRLLFLLGTLVLTSQSVRGVSASTLAWTLLLFALCSLAFVVRQLWKGTEAGAGDSAPRWLTWAGIGLSAAGAVILVLSLTAVEMDGLSLVGAVVLLLGLGWLVEWWRGYGTKLLPWGAGLVGGAGLIVVVGAFLLPGARGAWSMALLAALGMAFFVALPLGLNVLSAWGLRSLRVLRASGSGRTARRLSMAGAAVVAAAGAFVVWLVHADWVLTAVLAGFVVLLLLAIVSNTHADVALVLAGLCLLAAAPPEHQASDVLPAARGEHVLVALGDSYMSGEGAASYVAGTNDGGGDECRRAPSAYAVRAASRGAPFDGLVFLACSGARTFNVVGSADQGHARAQKGEPGTQIDQLEALGTSFRPALVILSIGGNDAGFSSVGTACIAPGDCNDRKSLFMGNLPSVRSALTETYRLLRRHLPSDVPVVAVPYPQPIADTRTCNGVALTKAERDFIRTFLVALNDTVESAAEEAGILYLAPMEDALKAAHLQLCDRRKAAAGINFLDVRSVSGLSTQRFNPGKWLHNSLHPNERGHEAMRAVFETWLTAHPQILGDASAEQNAADARATSVRAAVAEPEPPCSLAEITGTDCQLQLRDWEVRQVLNRWLLLFGVAVALLLVWLAGIAVVSLLPKAP; translated from the coding sequence ATGACGAACAACGATGTCGGGCCGGCGAAGCGGCAGGGCCGACGCGACCTCCTGATCTGGTGGGGGCCTCGGCTGCTGTTCCTGCTGGGGACCCTCGTGCTGACCTCTCAGTCGGTGCGCGGGGTTTCCGCCTCGACGCTGGCCTGGACCCTGCTCCTCTTCGCTCTGTGCAGCCTCGCCTTCGTCGTTCGGCAGCTGTGGAAGGGCACCGAGGCCGGGGCGGGAGACAGCGCCCCGCGGTGGCTCACCTGGGCGGGAATCGGGCTCAGCGCCGCCGGAGCGGTGATCCTGGTCCTCTCCCTGACGGCCGTGGAGATGGACGGGCTGTCTCTCGTCGGGGCGGTCGTGTTGCTCCTCGGACTGGGCTGGCTGGTCGAGTGGTGGCGCGGGTACGGCACCAAGTTGCTGCCGTGGGGCGCGGGACTGGTCGGGGGCGCGGGCCTGATCGTGGTCGTCGGCGCGTTCCTCCTGCCCGGGGCCAGGGGCGCCTGGTCCATGGCGCTGCTGGCCGCCCTGGGCATGGCGTTCTTCGTTGCACTCCCGCTGGGACTCAATGTGCTGTCGGCGTGGGGCCTGCGTTCGCTGCGGGTACTCCGCGCCTCCGGCTCGGGCCGCACAGCCCGGCGTCTCTCGATGGCGGGCGCTGCCGTCGTGGCCGCGGCCGGGGCGTTCGTCGTGTGGCTGGTTCACGCCGACTGGGTCCTGACAGCGGTGCTGGCCGGCTTCGTGGTGCTGCTGTTGCTCGCCATCGTCAGCAACACCCACGCCGATGTCGCCCTGGTCCTCGCGGGGCTCTGCCTGCTGGCCGCGGCCCCTCCGGAGCATCAGGCGTCCGACGTACTTCCTGCCGCGCGCGGAGAGCACGTGCTGGTGGCGCTCGGCGACTCCTACATGTCGGGGGAAGGGGCGGCCAGTTACGTCGCCGGCACCAACGACGGCGGTGGCGACGAATGCCGTCGGGCGCCATCGGCGTACGCGGTGAGGGCGGCCTCCCGAGGCGCGCCGTTCGACGGCCTGGTGTTCCTCGCCTGTTCCGGCGCGCGCACCTTCAATGTGGTGGGTTCCGCTGACCAAGGTCACGCCCGAGCGCAGAAGGGCGAGCCTGGCACCCAGATCGATCAACTGGAAGCACTGGGAACGTCGTTCCGGCCCGCGCTCGTGATCCTTTCCATCGGGGGCAACGACGCCGGCTTCTCCTCGGTTGGGACGGCATGCATCGCACCAGGTGACTGCAACGACCGGAAGTCCCTTTTCATGGGCAACCTACCCAGCGTGCGAAGTGCCCTGACGGAGACGTATCGCTTGCTGAGGAGGCATCTGCCCAGCGATGTTCCGGTCGTCGCGGTCCCCTACCCCCAACCGATCGCCGACACCCGCACCTGCAACGGCGTCGCCCTGACGAAGGCCGAGCGTGACTTCATCCGCACGTTCCTCGTCGCCCTCAACGACACGGTGGAATCGGCGGCCGAGGAAGCGGGCATCCTCTATCTCGCGCCCATGGAAGACGCACTCAAGGCAGCACACCTGCAGTTGTGCGACCGGCGGAAGGCAGCGGCCGGCATCAACTTCCTGGACGTCAGGTCCGTGAGCGGACTCTCGACCCAGCGTTTCAACCCGGGCAAGTGGCTGCACAACAGCCTGCATCCGAACGAGCGCGGGCATGAGGCGATGCGTGCCGTGTTCGAAACTTGGCTGACGGCACACCCGCAGATCCTCGGCGATGCGTCGGCCGAGCAGAATGCCGCCGACGCCCGCGCCACGTCCGTCCGTGCAGCCGTGGCCGAGCCCGAACCGCCGTGCAGTCTGGCCGAGATCACCGGCACGGACTGCCAATTGCAGCTCCGCGACTGGGAGGTGCGGCAGGTTCTCAACCGCTGGCTACTGCTGTTCGGAGTCGCCGTGGCCCTCCTCCTTGTCTGGCTCGCGGGCATCGCCGTCGTCAGCCTGCTGCCGAAAGCCCCATAA
- a CDS encoding CGNR zinc finger domain-containing protein yields MRAGFPDFRLGNVLATSFTGTLSERHGNAVERIPVPHRLVDWLAVNGLAVDSCTTAQLDLARELRESIHAAATATALQVALPASAVQVINGCSAQGRAAAILTPDGERQWRLSSASCVEDALSVIAADAISIIAGERDGRLALCASPTCRAAFFDSSQSRTRKWCDMNTCGNRQKKARFNANRRESLGSTKP; encoded by the coding sequence ATGCGTGCTGGATTCCCTGACTTCCGCCTTGGGAACGTGCTGGCGACCAGCTTCACGGGGACTCTGTCGGAGCGTCACGGCAACGCGGTGGAGCGAATTCCCGTGCCGCACCGACTCGTTGACTGGCTGGCGGTGAACGGCCTCGCCGTGGACTCCTGCACCACTGCCCAGCTCGACCTCGCTCGGGAACTGAGGGAGTCGATTCACGCCGCCGCGACAGCGACCGCGCTCCAGGTTGCTCTGCCTGCGTCCGCTGTCCAGGTCATCAATGGCTGCAGCGCTCAGGGCCGGGCCGCAGCGATCCTGACGCCCGACGGTGAGCGGCAATGGCGACTCAGCTCGGCTTCCTGCGTGGAAGATGCCCTCAGCGTGATCGCCGCCGACGCGATCAGCATCATCGCGGGCGAACGAGACGGGAGACTGGCCTTGTGCGCATCTCCAACCTGCCGAGCCGCCTTCTTCGACAGCAGCCAAAGTCGCACCCGCAAATGGTGCGACATGAACACGTGCGGGAATCGTCAGAAGAAGGCGCGCTTCAATGCCAATCGGCGCGAAAGCCTGGGATCAACGAAGCCCTGA
- a CDS encoding epoxide hydrolase family protein: MPRLPSDVQAFEAHAPDADLDDLRTRLAAARLPEAETVHHSAPDPRRWEQGVPLADLVEVVNYWRTGYNWKSFEARLNQIGQFRTTIDGLGIHFLHRRSAHADATPLILTHGWPDSIARFIDVVDELADPKDADAPAFHVVVPSLPGFGYSDKPTTTGWGTEKIAAAWVKLMGRLGYSRFVAHGGDWGGNITTVLGGRFPAHVLGIHTTSVEAPPGLTTDVLTAVERKWTEETRDFWHHRTAYAKQQATRPQTIGYSLVDSPVGLLAWILDKFAESSDTEDSPFETISRDRVLDDVTLYWLTRTGASAARIYYESHRSLDPELRVDVPSALTMYPRDVEKCPRPWAQERFRQIVRWSLPQTGGHFPSLEVPEYFVKDLRAGLAAVLATHR, from the coding sequence ATGCCCCGCCTACCCAGCGACGTGCAAGCTTTTGAAGCCCACGCGCCTGACGCCGACCTCGACGATCTGCGCACGCGACTGGCCGCCGCGCGGCTACCGGAGGCCGAGACAGTCCATCACTCCGCGCCCGACCCCCGCCGATGGGAACAGGGCGTTCCGCTCGCCGACCTCGTCGAGGTCGTGAACTACTGGCGCACCGGCTACAACTGGAAATCGTTCGAAGCACGCCTCAACCAGATCGGCCAGTTCCGCACGACCATCGATGGTCTCGGGATCCACTTCCTGCACCGTCGCTCCGCGCACGCAGACGCCACTCCCCTGATCCTGACGCACGGCTGGCCGGACAGCATCGCTCGGTTCATCGACGTAGTGGACGAGCTGGCGGATCCGAAAGACGCGGACGCGCCGGCCTTCCACGTCGTGGTTCCGTCGCTGCCCGGCTTTGGTTACAGCGACAAGCCGACCACCACCGGATGGGGAACCGAAAAGATCGCGGCCGCATGGGTGAAGCTGATGGGAAGGCTCGGCTACAGCAGGTTCGTAGCCCACGGAGGCGACTGGGGAGGCAATATCACCACGGTCCTCGGCGGCAGGTTCCCGGCGCACGTACTCGGCATCCACACAACGTCCGTGGAGGCACCGCCCGGGTTGACAACGGACGTGCTGACAGCGGTCGAGCGCAAGTGGACCGAGGAAACCCGCGATTTCTGGCACCACCGCACGGCGTACGCGAAACAGCAGGCGACGCGACCACAGACCATCGGCTACTCGCTCGTCGACTCACCGGTCGGGCTTCTCGCCTGGATCCTCGACAAGTTCGCCGAGTCGTCAGACACCGAAGACAGCCCCTTCGAGACGATTTCCCGCGACCGCGTTCTCGACGACGTCACGCTGTATTGGCTGACGCGCACCGGCGCATCGGCGGCCCGCATCTACTACGAAAGCCACCGATCGCTCGACCCCGAACTTCGGGTCGACGTCCCGTCGGCACTCACCATGTATCCCCGCGACGTCGAGAAGTGTCCGCGCCCCTGGGCACAGGAGCGGTTCCGGCAGATCGTCCGGTGGTCGTTGCCCCAAACCGGGGGACACTTCCCGTCGCTGGAGGTTCCCGAGTATTTCGTGAAGGACCTGCGAGCGGGCCTCGCGGCAGTGCTGGCCACTCATCGGTGA
- a CDS encoding alpha/beta fold hydrolase, producing MTGHAAGHVIPYEVQGSGPERVLALHHWLSDRSSFADLRRYLDGSAFSYAFVDCRGYGEAMDTPGTYTMEEIAADALAVADRLGWNTFSVIGHSMGGKAAQLMLLDAPARVRSIVGISPVPASGFPLEGEMWDLFVGAVEDSGNRRTIFDVTTGSRHDDAWLDARVSGSERSSSAALRSYLESWTRGSDIHERVEGNPTPALVVAGANDPAMGPETMRSTWMEWYPNAELEVFDDVGHFAPEESPEALATVVEGFLGRH from the coding sequence GTGACAGGTCATGCAGCTGGACACGTAATTCCGTACGAGGTGCAGGGCAGCGGTCCGGAGCGGGTCCTCGCACTCCACCACTGGCTCAGCGACAGGTCGAGTTTCGCCGATCTGCGGCGGTACCTGGACGGAAGCGCGTTCAGTTATGCGTTCGTGGACTGCCGTGGGTACGGCGAGGCGATGGACACCCCCGGCACGTACACGATGGAGGAGATCGCGGCGGACGCACTCGCCGTGGCCGACCGCCTCGGCTGGAACACCTTCTCGGTCATCGGTCACTCCATGGGCGGCAAGGCTGCCCAGCTGATGTTGCTGGACGCCCCCGCGCGGGTCCGCTCGATCGTCGGCATCTCGCCGGTACCCGCGTCCGGGTTCCCACTGGAAGGGGAGATGTGGGACCTGTTCGTCGGGGCCGTGGAGGATTCCGGCAACCGCAGGACGATCTTTGACGTCACCACCGGTAGCCGGCACGACGATGCATGGCTGGATGCCAGAGTGAGCGGCTCTGAACGCTCCTCGTCGGCAGCCCTTCGCTCGTACCTCGAATCCTGGACTCGTGGCTCGGACATCCACGAGCGGGTCGAGGGAAATCCAACCCCGGCGCTTGTCGTAGCCGGTGCGAACGACCCGGCGATGGGCCCCGAGACCATGCGGTCCACCTGGATGGAGTGGTATCCGAACGCGGAACTCGAGGTCTTCGACGACGTCGGCCACTTCGCCCCGGAGGAGAGCCCGGAGGCCCTGGCGACGGTGGTCGAAGGATTCCTCGGCCGCCACTGA